In the genome of Pseudanabaena mucicola str. Chao 1806, the window TTGGAGCAATTCATGTGATCAATCAAGATATCGGCATCGGACAGCGCAATATCACCGTTTCCACCGTCGGTATTCCCAATCAAATTCCTAGATTCGCAAAGGAACATCTCCAAGTTACGCTCGCAGTCAGCCTCCATGCTCCCAATCAAAAGATTCGTGCTCAAGTAATTCCCTCCGCCGATCGCTATCCTCTAGAATCCCTAATGGATGATTGCCGAGCCTATGTGGAAATCACGGGTCGCAGGATTAGTTTTGAATATACTTTGCTAGCGGGAGTGAATGACTCTACTGCTAATGCACAGGAACTTGCCCACTTAATTCGTGGCTTCCAAAGTCATGTCAATTTGATTCCCTACAATCCCGTCAACGATGCGGATTACCAACGTCCTAGTGAAAGAGCAATTCAAGCCTTTGTGCAAACCTTAGAAGGATCAAAAATCGCAGTCAGTGTCCGCCGTACTAGAGGCTTAGAAGCAGATGCTGCATGTGGACAACTCCGAGGACAAGTTACAAATGGCACACAAAGGCAATAAATCCTTTTTACCTAGCAAAGATTGTGTGATTTGCGGTAAACCCTTCTCATGGCGGAAGAAATGGGAAAAATGTTGGGACGAAGTAAAGTACTGTAGTGATCGCTGTCGTCGACAGAAAAGTAAATGATCAAAACCTACACACAACGCAAAAAAGCCAAAGCTTGGCTCAAAAGCTATCGTGGTAAACGTCCAGTATTTGCCTGTGTGCTAGGTTTCACCGAAACAGGACTAATTCCCAATATCTCAGCAGCAGGAGCAACGCCTGAGGACCGCAAATACACTGCGATCGCTGATGCCGAATTTCTCGCCACAGGTAAAAATATCAATTTCCCTTTACCGCCTCTAGTGGCAGGTGCATCACCTGTATTAATTTCCCGTGCTGTTGTTGCCACGCAGGAATTACCCCTATTTATTTTCGATGCAGGTTTAGTGATCGCTCCGACCGTAGAAACAATTGATCTCGGCGGATGTCCTGCTAAATGTGTGAGTACAGGTCAGGCGCTTAGTTTAGAAAAGGTTCTGCAATTATTTGTGCAAGGACTGGTATGGGGTGAAAAGTTGTCCCAATTAGGAGCCTATGTCATTTTGAGTGAATGTGTAGTGGGTGGTACGACTACAGCTCTAGCGGTTTTAACAGGATTAGGCATTGATGCGAAGGATAAAGTTAATAGTTCCCATCCCACCTGCAACCATTCCCAAAAGTGGGAAATTGTTCAAGCTGGTTTAGCTCATCTTTGCCCTGATGCCAATCCCTTTGAAGTAGTGGCAGCAGTGGGCGATCCGATGCAAATTGTTGTTGCAGGTATGGCGATCGCTGCCAGTCGGCACAGTGGCGTATTACTCGCAGGTGGAACCCAAATGCTTGCGGTCTACTCTCTAGCAAGAGCGATCGCCAATTATCAAAAACTCGTATGGAATCCAGAAGTGATCATGATCGGCACAACTCGATGGGTTGCCGAAGATGCTACAGGTAAGACCATTGACTTAGCCTTAGCTGTGCAAGATGTTCCATTACTAGCTACCCAATTGAGCTTTGCTAAGTCCCAATTTCCCCAGCTACGCGCCTACGAGCAGGGCTTTGTCAAAGAAGGTGTGGGGGCAGGTGGTGCAGCGATCGCTGCCCATCTCTATCAAAACTGGACACAGGAAAAGTTATTAGGCGCGATTGAATCACAGTTACACATAGCTGTAGTCTGACATTTAGATTTGGGGTAGTCATGCAATGTAATTGTGTTGTGAGCGCGAAGCGCTCGCAACACAATTACTAAAAAAATTACTTTGCCGCATTACCTCAGAATAAATGGTGAATATAATAGCTAAGTATTTAGCTAAATACTTAGCTAAATACTTAAAAATGCATCACGGAGATTAAATATATGGTAGCAATTACCGCCCGTGAATTAGAGATGCAGATGCCCGATGCTAGTCAACTCTTGAGTGATGAGCCTGAGGTGGAAAGTTCTTTGCATTAAATGCAGTTGTTTTTGCTA includes:
- a CDS encoding DUF2256 domain-containing protein; this translates as MAHKGNKSFLPSKDCVICGKPFSWRKKWEKCWDEVKYCSDRCRRQKSK
- the cobT gene encoding nicotinate mononucleotide-dependent phosphoribosyltransferase CobT, coding for MIKTYTQRKKAKAWLKSYRGKRPVFACVLGFTETGLIPNISAAGATPEDRKYTAIADAEFLATGKNINFPLPPLVAGASPVLISRAVVATQELPLFIFDAGLVIAPTVETIDLGGCPAKCVSTGQALSLEKVLQLFVQGLVWGEKLSQLGAYVILSECVVGGTTTALAVLTGLGIDAKDKVNSSHPTCNHSQKWEIVQAGLAHLCPDANPFEVVAAVGDPMQIVVAGMAIAASRHSGVLLAGGTQMLAVYSLARAIANYQKLVWNPEVIMIGTTRWVAEDATGKTIDLALAVQDVPLLATQLSFAKSQFPQLRAYEQGFVKEGVGAGGAAIAAHLYQNWTQEKLLGAIESQLHIAVV